A window from Staphylococcus succinus encodes these proteins:
- the accD gene encoding acetyl-CoA carboxylase, carboxyltransferase subunit beta yields the protein MFKDFFNRSSKKKKYVTVSDSKQSDVPAGIMTKCPKCKKIMYTKELAENLNVCFNCDHHIALTAYNRINAISDEGTFKEFDKGMTSANPLDFPSYEEKIQKDQQKTKLNEAVVTGTAELDGVPYGVAVMDARFRMGSMGSVVGEKICRIIEHCTDNRLPFILFSASGGARMQEGIISLMQMGKTSVSLKRHADAGLLYISYITNPTTGGVSASFASVGDINISEPKALIGFAGRRVIEQTINEKLPEDFQTAEFLLEHGQLDKVVHRKEMKTTLSNFLKMHQEVKTNA from the coding sequence ATGTTTAAAGATTTTTTCAATAGAAGTAGTAAAAAGAAAAAGTACGTTACGGTATCTGATTCAAAACAAAGTGATGTCCCAGCAGGCATAATGACGAAATGTCCAAAATGTAAAAAAATCATGTATACCAAAGAATTGGCTGAAAATTTAAATGTTTGTTTTAATTGTGATCATCACATTGCGTTAACTGCATATAATCGTATTAATGCTATTTCTGATGAAGGCACATTTAAAGAATTTGATAAAGGAATGACCTCTGCGAATCCATTGGACTTTCCAAGTTATGAAGAAAAAATTCAAAAAGACCAACAAAAAACAAAACTTAATGAAGCTGTCGTTACTGGAACAGCCGAATTAGATGGCGTGCCTTATGGTGTTGCAGTTATGGATGCAAGGTTTAGAATGGGTAGTATGGGATCAGTGGTAGGAGAAAAAATTTGTAGAATTATTGAGCATTGTACAGATAACCGTTTACCATTCATACTATTCTCTGCCAGTGGTGGCGCAAGAATGCAAGAAGGTATCATTTCATTGATGCAAATGGGTAAAACAAGTGTGTCATTGAAGAGACATGCTGACGCAGGATTATTGTATATTTCATACATAACAAATCCTACCACAGGTGGTGTTTCTGCAAGTTTCGCATCTGTAGGTGATATCAACATCAGCGAACCGAAAGCTTTAATTGGTTTTGCTGGTAGACGTGTAATCGAACAGACAATCAATGAAAAATTACCAGAAGACTTCCAAACTGCAGAATTTTTATTAGAGCACGGACAATTAGATAAAGTAGTGCATAGAAAAGAAATGAAGACCACATTATCTAATTTTCTTAAAATGCATCAAGAGGTGAAAACGAATGCTTGA
- a CDS encoding DNA polymerase III subunit alpha, with protein MVAHLNIHTTYDLLNSSLRIKDVVTKAAKEGYTALAITDTNVLYGYPQFYDACIAANMHPIFGMTIYVTDGLSEVETIVLAQNNQGLKDLFKLSSAIKMKEKTETPVEWLKKYSQHFVVIFKNVDQSHQTIISEFNKEANIYVNHTSQVSYNLPIVWAQNTCYLNREDAETLTALAAIKDNSKLDLVSEQQDYDAHLYGQQDLSELSLSKDIWHNTNELATLCNAELRYHQSLLPKFKTTDNQPSKDYLWSLLESSLQRLNLAEHKVAQYKRRLLHEYQIITDMGFEDYFLIVSDLIHYAKTHDILVGPGRGSSAGSLVSYLLNITTMDPIEYNLLFERFLNPERVTMPDIDIDFEDTHRDKVIQYVQEKYGSHHVAGIVTFGHLLARAVARDVGRIMSFDDITLNEISKLIPHKLGITLDEAYAQEDFKQFVHRNHRHERWFEICKKLEGLPRHTSTHAAGIIINDHPLYEYAPLTLGDTGLLTQWTMTEAERVGLLKIDFLGLRNLSIIHQIVKQVRSDMNVSIDIEQIPFDDEKVFQLLSRGDTTGIFQLESDGIRNVLQKLQPEHFEDIVAVTSLYRPGPMEEIPTYISRRHDSTKVKYLHEDLQPILKKTYGVIIYQEQIMQIASKFAGFNYGEADILRRAMSKKNRAVLESERHHFVEGALKNGYSESLSKQIFDLILKFADYGFARAHAVSYSKIAYIMSYLKVYYPNYFYSNILSNTIGSEKKTSQIIDEAKHQNLNILSPHINYSHWFYKATKEGIYLSIGVIKGVGYQSVKLIVDERKANGYFKDFFDFARRIPKRIKSRKLFEALILVGAFDTFGKNRATLLQAIDQVLDDVSNVEQDGFIFDVLTPKTTYEEKGELPDKVLSDYEKEYLGFYVSTHPVEKTFEQKQYLGIYKLTNARDHQPILIQIDSSKKIRTKNGQNMAFVTLNDGLNNLDGVIFPDAYKKYESLLNGDDVFIVRGKFDNRNNKKQLIINQIESIEAYESYIFNNAKQIVIRNLNDEPELEQYITQNKDNDHIPVEYFQEGQNNFKTIGYVARNNASIRELIQKFSPWDIRII; from the coding sequence ATGGTTGCGCATTTAAATATTCACACAACATATGATCTATTAAATTCTAGTTTAAGAATTAAAGATGTGGTGACTAAAGCTGCAAAAGAAGGTTATACAGCCTTAGCCATCACAGATACAAACGTTTTATATGGCTATCCACAGTTTTATGACGCATGTATAGCAGCGAATATGCATCCTATTTTTGGTATGACAATCTATGTAACAGATGGGTTATCCGAGGTTGAAACAATCGTCTTAGCTCAAAACAACCAAGGGTTAAAAGATTTATTCAAGTTATCTTCAGCTATCAAAATGAAAGAAAAAACAGAAACCCCTGTAGAGTGGTTGAAAAAATATTCACAACATTTTGTTGTCATATTTAAAAATGTAGATCAATCACATCAAACTATTATTTCTGAGTTTAACAAGGAAGCGAATATATATGTGAATCATACGAGTCAAGTATCATACAATTTACCTATCGTATGGGCACAAAATACATGCTATCTAAATCGGGAGGATGCTGAGACGTTAACGGCATTAGCCGCAATTAAAGATAATTCGAAATTAGATTTAGTAAGTGAACAACAGGATTATGATGCGCATTTGTATGGTCAACAAGATTTAAGTGAACTCAGCCTAAGCAAAGATATATGGCATAATACAAACGAACTGGCAACGCTTTGTAATGCTGAACTACGCTACCACCAATCTTTGCTGCCAAAATTCAAAACGACAGATAATCAGCCGTCTAAAGATTATTTGTGGAGTTTATTAGAAAGTAGCTTACAGCGATTAAACTTAGCTGAACACAAAGTAGCGCAATATAAGCGTAGGCTGTTACATGAATATCAAATTATCACTGACATGGGATTTGAAGATTATTTCTTAATAGTAAGTGATTTAATACATTATGCTAAAACACATGATATCTTAGTGGGACCAGGCCGTGGCTCTTCTGCTGGTTCTCTCGTGAGTTATTTATTAAATATTACTACTATGGATCCAATAGAATATAACCTTTTATTCGAACGGTTTTTAAATCCAGAACGTGTCACAATGCCAGATATAGATATTGATTTTGAAGACACACATCGCGACAAGGTGATTCAATATGTTCAAGAAAAATACGGTTCCCATCATGTAGCAGGTATTGTAACGTTTGGTCATCTATTAGCAAGAGCTGTAGCAAGAGATGTGGGCAGAATTATGAGTTTTGATGATATTACGCTAAATGAAATTTCTAAATTGATTCCACACAAGTTAGGTATTACTTTAGATGAAGCATACGCTCAGGAGGATTTTAAACAATTTGTGCACCGGAATCATAGGCATGAGCGATGGTTTGAGATATGTAAAAAGTTAGAGGGCTTACCTCGCCATACATCTACGCATGCAGCTGGAATTATTATTAATGATCATCCTTTATATGAATATGCACCACTTACTTTAGGAGATACAGGACTTTTAACGCAATGGACTATGACAGAAGCTGAGCGGGTAGGTCTGTTGAAAATTGACTTCTTAGGACTGCGGAATTTATCAATCATACATCAAATTGTTAAACAAGTTCGTAGTGATATGAATGTTAGCATAGACATAGAACAGATACCGTTTGATGATGAGAAAGTGTTTCAACTATTATCTAGAGGCGACACCACAGGTATATTTCAACTCGAATCAGATGGTATTAGAAATGTATTACAAAAATTACAACCTGAACATTTTGAAGATATCGTAGCTGTGACTTCACTTTATAGACCTGGTCCAATGGAAGAAATACCAACTTATATTTCAAGAAGACATGATTCTACAAAAGTTAAATATTTACATGAAGATTTACAACCCATATTAAAAAAGACATATGGAGTTATTATTTATCAAGAACAAATTATGCAAATTGCGAGTAAGTTTGCTGGATTTAATTATGGTGAAGCGGACATTTTAAGACGTGCAATGAGTAAGAAAAATCGAGCTGTGCTAGAAAGTGAACGACACCATTTCGTTGAAGGTGCATTAAAAAATGGTTATAGCGAAAGTTTGAGTAAACAAATATTTGATTTAATATTAAAATTTGCAGATTATGGCTTTGCACGTGCACATGCAGTGAGTTATTCCAAAATCGCATATATCATGAGTTATTTGAAGGTTTACTATCCCAATTATTTTTATTCAAATATTTTAAGTAACACAATCGGTAGTGAGAAAAAAACATCACAAATTATTGATGAAGCAAAACATCAAAATTTAAATATTCTTTCTCCACATATTAATTATAGTCATTGGTTTTACAAAGCCACTAAAGAAGGTATCTATTTATCGATAGGTGTAATTAAAGGCGTAGGCTATCAAAGCGTTAAATTGATTGTTGATGAGCGGAAAGCAAATGGATATTTTAAAGACTTTTTTGATTTTGCCAGACGTATACCGAAAAGGATAAAATCAAGAAAGCTATTTGAAGCATTAATACTTGTAGGTGCATTTGATACATTTGGAAAAAATAGAGCCACGCTATTACAGGCTATTGACCAAGTGTTGGATGATGTGTCTAATGTTGAGCAGGATGGATTTATATTCGACGTTTTAACGCCTAAAACAACATATGAAGAAAAAGGTGAATTACCCGATAAAGTATTAAGTGATTATGAAAAGGAATATTTAGGTTTTTATGTATCTACGCATCCAGTTGAAAAGACATTTGAGCAAAAACAATATCTGGGTATTTATAAACTAACGAATGCGCGAGATCATCAACCAATATTAATTCAAATTGATAGTAGTAAAAAGATACGCACCAAAAATGGTCAAAACATGGCATTTGTAACATTGAATGATGGATTGAATAATTTAGATGGTGTCATTTTCCCTGATGCATATAAAAAATATGAGTCATTATTAAATGGAGACGACGTTTTTATTGTCAGAGGTAAGTTTGATAATCGAAATAATAAGAAACAACTTATTATCAATCAAATAGAATCTATAGAAGCATATGAATCATACATTTTTAATAACGCAAAACAAATTGTTATTAGAAATTTAAATGACGAACCTGAATTAGAACAATACATTACTCAAAATAAAGATAATGACCATATACCAGTAGAATACTTTCAAGAAGGTCAGAATAACTTTAAAACAATAGGCTATGTGGCCCGTAATAATGCATCAATTAGGGAATTAATACAAAAGTTTTCTCCTTGGGATATTAGAATTATTTAA
- a CDS encoding NAD(P)-dependent malic enzyme, which yields MTLRDEALEMHRKNQGKLEVAAKVKVTNKDELSLAYSPGVAEPCKEIHEDPRKVFEYTMKGNTVAVVTDGTAVLGLGNIGAEASIPVMEGKAVLFKSFSGIDGVPIALNTTDTEEIINTVKLLEPNYGGINLEDISAPRCFEIEERLKKETKIPVFHDDQHGTAIVTVAGMINALRIVDKDLSDIKVVLNGAGAAGMAIVKLLYSYGVRDMIMCDSKGAIYEDRSFGMNDTKAYVARWTNRDKIEGSLEDVIKDADVFIGVSVADLLSKEMVESMADDPIIFAMANPNPEINPEVAKEAGAKVIGTGRSDFPNQINNVLAFPGIFRGALDVEATHINEEMKQAAVEAIADLIKPEELNPDYCIPGPFDKRVAPSVAREVAKAAMESGVARMDVDPEEIYNKTMKLTDLDK from the coding sequence ATGACTTTGCGAGATGAAGCTCTAGAAATGCATAGAAAAAATCAAGGAAAATTAGAAGTAGCTGCAAAGGTGAAGGTTACCAATAAAGATGAATTAAGTTTGGCATATTCACCGGGCGTAGCTGAACCATGTAAAGAAATACATGAGGACCCTAGAAAAGTATTTGAATATACTATGAAAGGGAATACGGTTGCTGTGGTTACTGATGGTACTGCAGTATTAGGCCTAGGCAATATTGGTGCAGAAGCTAGTATTCCAGTAATGGAAGGAAAAGCCGTGTTATTCAAAAGTTTTTCTGGTATAGACGGTGTACCTATTGCTTTAAATACTACCGATACAGAAGAAATTATTAATACCGTGAAATTATTAGAGCCTAATTATGGTGGGATTAACTTAGAAGATATTTCAGCACCTCGTTGTTTTGAAATTGAAGAAAGATTAAAAAAAGAAACAAAAATACCTGTTTTTCATGATGACCAGCATGGTACGGCAATCGTAACGGTTGCAGGTATGATTAATGCGCTTCGCATTGTTGATAAAGACTTATCAGATATTAAGGTAGTACTTAATGGTGCAGGTGCAGCTGGTATGGCAATTGTTAAATTACTCTATTCTTATGGCGTTCGTGATATGATTATGTGTGATTCAAAGGGAGCGATTTATGAAGATCGTTCATTTGGTATGAATGATACTAAAGCATATGTTGCAAGATGGACAAATAGAGATAAAATAGAAGGTAGCTTGGAAGATGTTATCAAAGATGCAGATGTATTCATTGGTGTTTCTGTAGCTGATTTATTATCAAAAGAAATGGTTGAATCTATGGCAGATGATCCAATCATTTTTGCGATGGCAAATCCTAATCCAGAAATTAATCCAGAGGTTGCGAAAGAAGCAGGTGCTAAAGTTATAGGTACTGGTCGTTCAGATTTTCCAAATCAAATTAATAATGTGTTAGCATTCCCTGGAATATTTAGAGGTGCATTAGATGTAGAAGCAACTCATATTAATGAAGAAATGAAACAAGCTGCAGTAGAAGCTATTGCTGATTTGATAAAACCAGAAGAACTAAATCCAGATTATTGTATCCCTGGTCCATTCGATAAACGTGTGGCACCTTCAGTCGCGAGAGAAGTCGCAAAAGCAGCAATGGAATCAGGTGTAGCAAGAATGGATGTTGATCCGGAAGAGATTTATAATAAGACTATGAAATTAACAGACTTAGATAAATAA